In the Populus trichocarpa isolate Nisqually-1 chromosome 1, P.trichocarpa_v4.1, whole genome shotgun sequence genome, one interval contains:
- the LOC7478644 gene encoding uncharacterized protein LOC7478644, whose protein sequence is MIWQSMDVGCLDLGCISVLDKNSGHTVLDSVDKECDSSEKVSSGSKPGKNKSPKGTGQSALNALNKFTSQIKKPSHRKNSPINWFPRKKGDSYLQRKIKMLQELDGMSMTLDEALGDSNPHYSRVLREKIAAREAANKAVEARKAALVEASWCRILKAARIQSKEAEELLLKAEKTAAEAFEVAKAMEVIMFDIPNSPQVSCQVQTSTVSGGGSTPYTATTSFASVFEVDKQVAAAVKTAFTRLANCPTFDNEEFKDLLDSNSEFSEYELESGSEFEPISQDMDFTLPIPGTRLKKYKRRQSLDTLNMTKIVDMMFERLRCLNEDELSSLATIVATCGLNAALAEVENSKVHDPGSAADYTSSQAVNRHRRMSSVGSGTIRRNEVQLELPSLDKFLVKHVSKLEREVQEAKDRRKNELMEGNQGNTDTTGDGKVTLDGKKTSSESISDLGTILVKHSSKLEKEIEEAKKNTRKSFKIISKKLASDLTISEGISDLGSMLIKHPSKLEKEVQEMRKNSGKTFDIDGKELGRRAPNSPRKYVPEVPSLDKILVKHVSRLEKEVQEAKNRKKNESVEERRLEKENVNLNKEENGLETEKTQALSLGSSCGNYRHQNKFGGNATADCEGLDRVLVKHSSRLEKEKMALSLNQEEMHVERSGRKAHMQTNEGGLDQILVKHKSKLEREKMASAQQSGEEVPARLSVSRREARERELQEAWGGLSLGNSIRPHLSRLERDKAAWIKAEEEARRRAMEEVV, encoded by the exons AATAAATCACCAAAAGGGACTGGCCAGTCAGCATTGAATGCTCTAAACAAATTTACATCCCAAATTAAGAAGCCTTCTCACCGTAAGAATTCTCCCATCAACTGGTTCCCACGCAAAAAGGGGGACTCCTACTTGCAGAGGAAAATCAAAATGCTGCAG GAATTAGATGGAATGAGTATGACTCTTGATGAGGCGCTTGGTGATTCAAATCCACATTATTCAAGAGTACTGAGAGAGAAAATTGCAGCAAGAGAGGCCGCAAACAAAGCGGTGGAGGCTCGAAAAGCTGCACTGGTGGAAGCATCTTGGTGTCGGATACTAAAAGCAGCCAG GATCCAAAGCAAGGAAGCAGAAGAGCTGCTGCTTAAGGCAGAGAAAACTGCAGCCGAAGCTTTCGAAGTTGCAAAAGCTATGGAAGTAATCATGTTCGATATACCAAATAGCCCTCAAGTGTCCTGTCAAGTTCAAACATCTACTGTTAGTGGAGGGGGATCTACTCCTTATACGGCCACAACATCTTTTGCAAGTGTATTTGAGGTAGATAAACAAGTAGCTGCAGCAGTCAAAACTGCATTTACCAGGCTTGCAAACTGTCCTACTTTTGACaatgaagaatttaaagatctGCTTGATAGTAATTCTGAATTTTCAGAATATGAATTAGAGTCTGGGTCAGAATTTGAACCAATATCTCAAGACATGGATTTTACGTTGCCGATTCCTGGGACAAGACTCAAGAAATATAAGAGGAGACAGTCTTTGGACACGTTGAATATGACCAAGATTGTGGATATGATGTTTGAGAGGCTTAGATGTTTGAATGAAGATGAGCTTTCTTCTCTGGCAACAATTGTTGCTACATGTGGTTTAAATGCTGCCTTAGCAGAAGTGGAAAACAGCAAGGTGCATGATCCAGGCTCTGCTGCTGATTATACCTCGAGTCAAGCTGTTAACCGTCACCGAAGAATGTCTTCCGTTGGTTCAGGAACAATAAGAAGGAACGAGGTTCAGTTGGAACTCCCAAGTCTAGACAAGTTCTTGGTCAAGCACGTGTCAAAACTTGAAAGAGAAGTGCAAGAAGCTAAGGATAGGAGGAAGAACGAACTCATGGAAGGGAATCAAGGGAATACAGATACAACTGGTGATGGAAAGGTCACTTTAGATGGTAAAAAGACTTCATCCGAGAGTATTTCTGATCTGGGAACTATTCTTGTGAAGCATTCCTCAAAGTTAGAGAAAGAGATTGAAGAGGCAAAGAAAAATACGAGGaaaagtttcaaaattatttcaaagaaaCTGGCAAGTGACTTAACCATATCCGAGGGCATTTCTGACCTGGGAAGTATGTTGATTAAGCATCCATCGAAGCTTGAAAAGGAAGTTCAGGAGATGAGAAAAAACTCAGGAAAAACGTTTGACATCGATGGCAAGGAACTTGGACGTCGAGCACCAAACTCTCCAAGAAAATATGTTCCAGAAGTACCAAGCCTGGATAAAATTCTGGTTAAACATGTGTCAAGACTAGAAAAAGAGGTTCAAGAAgcaaaaaacagaaagaaaaatgaatccgTTGAAGAAAGAAgattagagaaagaaaatgtgAACTTGAATAAAGAAGAGAATGGACTGGAAACGGAGAAAACGCAAGCATTGTCATTGGGAAGCAGCTGTGGAAATTACAGGCACCAAAACAAATTCGGAGGAAATGCTACTGCAGATTGTGAGGGCTTGGACAGAGTTCTGGTCAAGCATAGCTCTAGActagagaaagagaaaatggCATTGAGTCTAAACCAAGAAGAGATGCATGTGGAAAGAAGTGGCAGAAAAGCTCATATGCAGACGAATGAAGGTGGTCTGGACCAAATTTTGGTTAAACATAAATCAAAGCTCGAGAGAGAGAAGATGGCTTCTGCTCAGCAATCCGGAGAAGAAGTGCCAGCTAGGCTCTCCGTATCTCGTAGAGAAGCAAGGGAGAGAGAGTTGCAAGAGGCATGGGGAGGGTTGAGTTTAGGAAACTCCATCCGCCCACATCTCTCCAGACTTGAAAGGGACAAG GCTGCTTGGATTAAAGCTGAAGAGGAGGCAAGAAGGCGAGCCATGGAGGAGGTGGTGTAA
- the LOC7478645 gene encoding uncharacterized protein At2g23090: protein MGGGNGQKSKMARERNIEKQKAAKRSQLESNKKAMTIQCKVCMQTFICTTTEVKCREHAEAKHAKSDVYACFPHLKNDAGSVKQ from the exons ATGGGAGGAGGCAACGGTCAGAAATCAAAGATGGCTCGTGAGAGGAACATAGAGAAGCAAAAAGCTGCAAAGA GAAGCCAACTTGAGTCTAACAAAAAAGCTATGACTATCCAG TGCAAGGTGTGCATGCAGACATTCATATGTACCACAACAGAGGTGAAGTGCCGGGAACACGCTGAAGCAAAGCACGCTAAGTCCGATGTGTATGCCTGCTTCCCGCATCTTAAAAATGACGCTGGAAGTGTAAAACAGTAA